A stretch of the Pedobacter sp. MC2016-14 genome encodes the following:
- a CDS encoding LutB/LldF family L-lactate oxidation iron-sulfur protein: MTNTAEDFLVKADEKAFDLKHRETINYNIGKYNVAVERGLTKFENLENSKKKAHTIKWRVMENLDKYLPEFEANFQRRGGKVIWANDAEEAQREILNIINRNGGKKVIKSKSMTTEEIHVNEFLEKNGIESLESDLGEYIVQLLGEAPYHIVTPAMHLSKQDIAKLFHERFGTAIDASPEVLVQKARELLREKYLSADIGITGGNFLIADTGSIALTENEGNARLCTTFPKIHIAIVGIEKVIPSMADLDLFWPLLASHGTGQNLTVYNSILSGPRQAGETDGPEEMYVILLDNGRTNLLAQKEQRQGLYCIRCGACLNACPVYKNIGGHTYNTTYSGPIGSIITPHLKGMQEFKHLSYASSLCGKCSEVCPVKIDIHKMLLLNRRDAVQQEENSKAENIGWKLWKYGMLKRSRMDGFGGKVKNFFLKFLFSKVWGKHRAMPKVAPKSFSKLWEEGKKPE, translated from the coding sequence ATGACAAATACTGCAGAGGATTTTTTGGTAAAGGCTGATGAGAAAGCATTTGATCTGAAACACAGGGAAACCATCAACTATAACATTGGTAAATACAATGTTGCAGTAGAAAGGGGCCTTACAAAATTTGAAAATTTAGAAAACTCTAAAAAGAAAGCGCATACCATTAAATGGCGGGTGATGGAAAATCTGGATAAGTATCTACCAGAATTTGAAGCCAATTTTCAGCGCCGGGGCGGAAAAGTTATTTGGGCAAATGACGCCGAAGAAGCCCAGCGCGAAATCCTCAACATCATCAATAGAAATGGTGGAAAAAAGGTAATCAAATCCAAATCTATGACCACTGAAGAAATCCATGTAAATGAATTTCTTGAAAAGAATGGCATAGAATCTCTTGAAAGCGACTTGGGCGAATACATCGTACAGCTGCTGGGTGAGGCTCCTTATCATATTGTTACACCGGCGATGCACCTGAGTAAGCAGGACATTGCCAAACTTTTTCATGAACGCTTTGGTACTGCAATTGATGCCAGCCCTGAAGTACTGGTGCAAAAAGCAAGGGAATTGCTTCGGGAGAAATATTTAAGCGCAGACATTGGTATTACTGGTGGCAACTTTTTAATTGCCGACACCGGAAGCATTGCCTTGACAGAAAATGAAGGTAATGCCCGGTTATGTACTACCTTTCCGAAAATTCACATTGCCATTGTTGGCATTGAAAAGGTAATCCCTTCAATGGCTGATCTTGACCTCTTCTGGCCTTTGCTGGCCAGTCATGGTACCGGACAAAACTTAACGGTATACAATTCTATTTTAAGCGGCCCAAGACAGGCGGGTGAGACTGACGGGCCTGAAGAGATGTACGTGATTTTACTGGATAATGGACGCACCAATTTGCTGGCGCAGAAAGAACAGCGCCAGGGATTGTACTGCATCCGCTGTGGCGCATGTTTAAATGCCTGTCCGGTTTATAAAAACATAGGCGGACATACCTACAATACTACCTACAGCGGCCCTATTGGTTCTATCATTACACCACATTTAAAGGGCATGCAGGAGTTTAAACACCTGAGTTATGCTTCTAGTTTATGCGGCAAATGTTCTGAAGTCTGTCCTGTAAAAATCGACATTCACAAAATGTTGCTGCTTAACAGGCGCGATGCTGTACAGCAAGAAGAGAACAGCAAAGCGGAGAACATAGGCTGGAAACTCTGGAAATATGGAATGCTGAAACGTTCCAGAATGGACGGATTTGGTGGAAAAGTGAAGAATTTCTTTTTAAAATTCCTGTTCAGCAAGGTCTGGGGCAAGCACCGGGCAATGCCCAAAGTTGCACCTAAATCTTTTTCCAAACTTTGGGAAGAGGGTAAAAAGCCCGAATAA
- a CDS encoding M28 family peptidase: MNKKILSTAAAMMLCCAAFAQQKAITKFSQSITKENAYKHLSVLASDEYEGRETGTRGAWMAAEYIKNYFKSIGLKGPVNAKPGVPGDYFQSVDLAKYELEQCIFTVNGDSKEQFKDFVIQPSKVGVKGFTFNAPEILFAGSSADKQRQDFTGLDVAGKVVMLTTRYYDVKYLTDHNALAIILVDPELDNASAQQLERFKEPARLMLKNEDNVERMNKQKFMNSITISSALAKEIFKAAGVDPANPPAGLLKVPVSATAMKKEVKVRAENVLGFLEGSDPKLKKEVLVITGHYDHIGIGTTGTDKINNGADDDGSGTTGVLMLADAFMKAKKAGYGPKRSILFMTVVGEEKGLWGSDWYSEHPVFPLENTITDLNIDMIGRGDAAHAADNNFVYIIGSNMLSSDLDRIGKKANQDYVGIKLDETYNNRTDPNRFYYRSDHYNFAKHGIPVIFYFNGVHPDYHQPGDEVSKIDFPMLAKRAKLVYFTAWELANGAKRPVVDKNDDGTPIK; the protein is encoded by the coding sequence ATGAATAAAAAGATTTTAAGCACTGCTGCTGCAATGATGCTATGCTGCGCTGCATTTGCACAGCAAAAAGCAATTACAAAATTTAGTCAGAGCATCACAAAAGAAAATGCCTATAAACACCTGTCTGTTTTGGCTTCTGATGAATATGAAGGTAGGGAAACTGGAACAAGGGGAGCCTGGATGGCCGCTGAATACATTAAAAATTATTTCAAGAGCATTGGGCTGAAAGGTCCGGTTAACGCCAAACCCGGGGTACCCGGAGATTATTTCCAATCGGTAGACCTGGCCAAATATGAGCTTGAACAATGTATTTTCACCGTTAATGGTGATTCAAAGGAACAGTTTAAAGACTTTGTGATCCAGCCCTCAAAAGTGGGTGTTAAGGGTTTTACGTTTAATGCCCCGGAAATTCTTTTTGCTGGCAGTAGCGCTGATAAACAGCGGCAAGATTTTACTGGTTTGGATGTGGCGGGTAAGGTAGTGATGCTGACTACAAGATATTATGATGTTAAGTACTTAACGGACCATAATGCGCTGGCCATTATCCTGGTAGATCCTGAATTGGACAACGCCTCTGCACAACAATTGGAAAGGTTTAAAGAACCAGCCAGATTGATGTTAAAGAATGAAGACAACGTGGAGCGGATGAACAAGCAAAAATTCATGAACAGCATCACCATCTCTTCTGCATTGGCTAAAGAAATTTTCAAAGCGGCAGGTGTAGACCCGGCTAACCCGCCTGCTGGTTTACTTAAAGTACCTGTTTCTGCTACGGCCATGAAAAAAGAAGTGAAAGTACGGGCAGAAAATGTACTGGGCTTTTTAGAAGGTTCAGATCCAAAGCTAAAAAAAGAAGTATTGGTGATTACAGGCCACTATGATCATATCGGAATCGGCACTACGGGTACGGATAAAATTAATAATGGTGCCGATGATGACGGTTCTGGGACTACAGGCGTGCTGATGCTTGCCGACGCGTTTATGAAAGCCAAAAAGGCTGGTTATGGCCCAAAAAGGAGTATCTTATTTATGACTGTTGTGGGCGAGGAAAAAGGTCTTTGGGGATCGGATTGGTATTCAGAACATCCGGTTTTTCCTTTGGAAAATACCATTACCGATCTTAACATCGATATGATTGGTCGTGGTGATGCTGCCCATGCTGCCGACAACAACTTTGTATACATCATTGGCTCTAACATGCTGAGCTCTGATTTGGACAGGATTGGCAAGAAGGCAAATCAGGATTATGTAGGCATTAAACTGGATGAAACTTATAACAACCGTACAGATCCTAACCGCTTTTATTACCGTTCAGACCATTACAATTTTGCCAAACACGGCATCCCGGTCATATTTTACTTTAATGGTGTACACCCTGATTACCACCAACCTGGTGATGAGGTGAGTAAAATTGATTTTCCAATGCTGGCAAAACGTGCTAAACTGGTGTATTTTACGGCCTGGGAACTTGCAAATGGGGCCAAACGTCCTGTTGTAGATAAGAATGACGATGGTACGCCTATAAAATAA
- the rpiB gene encoding ribose 5-phosphate isomerase B: MATQKQINIAIGADHAGYDYKEMLKQHLGNFEIKDFGAHSTASVDYPDFAHPVAAAVEQGEFTYGILICGSANGVAITANKHKGIRAAICWETEIAGLVRQHNDANILCIPARFVTEATAREMVDLFLNTNFEGGRHATRVGKISC, encoded by the coding sequence ATGGCAACACAAAAGCAAATTAACATCGCCATCGGTGCCGATCATGCCGGCTATGATTATAAGGAAATGCTTAAACAACACTTAGGCAATTTCGAAATCAAAGATTTTGGTGCCCATAGTACGGCATCTGTAGATTATCCGGATTTTGCCCATCCAGTGGCAGCGGCGGTAGAGCAAGGTGAATTTACCTATGGCATTTTAATTTGCGGCAGCGCCAATGGTGTGGCCATCACTGCCAATAAACACAAGGGGATCCGCGCAGCCATTTGCTGGGAAACTGAAATTGCAGGTTTGGTGAGACAACACAACGATGCCAATATCCTGTGTATTCCTGCTCGCTTTGTAACAGAAGCTACAGCCCGTGAAATGGTAGACCTTTTTTTAAATACCAATTTTGAAGGTGGAAGACATGCCACCAGAGTTGGAAAAATATCTTGCTAA
- the tatC gene encoding twin-arginine translocase subunit TatC — MSDNKAQDLIDSIKNKTKNLEAEMSFFDHIDILRKHLMRALLVIVVFTCAAFYYTDFIFNEIIMGPKNPAFWTYRMMCKLVERFPSIGSDFCITKIDAKIINTEMAGQFTLQMNSCVMVGIILGIPYLLFEIWLFIKPALHENERRSASGFVTFASFLFFLGIFFGYYIICPLSINFLTNFTVSPDIQNTFTIDSYLSSIMTLTLGSGIIFQLPVIIFILSKLGIMTPAFMRASRRYSTVIILIVAAVVTPTADPYTMLIVALPLFLLYELSIYISANIERKRNKELNGNTKAN; from the coding sequence ATGAGTGATAATAAAGCGCAGGATCTGATCGATTCTATAAAGAATAAGACTAAAAACCTTGAGGCAGAAATGTCTTTTTTTGACCACATTGACATCCTGAGAAAACACCTGATGAGGGCCCTGCTGGTAATTGTTGTTTTTACTTGTGCTGCATTCTACTACACTGACTTCATTTTTAATGAAATTATTATGGGGCCTAAAAACCCTGCATTCTGGACCTACAGGATGATGTGTAAACTGGTAGAAAGATTTCCATCAATAGGCTCCGATTTCTGCATCACCAAAATTGACGCTAAAATCATCAACACGGAAATGGCGGGACAGTTTACCTTACAGATGAACTCATGTGTAATGGTGGGGATTATTCTTGGCATTCCTTACTTACTTTTTGAGATCTGGCTTTTTATTAAACCAGCTTTGCATGAAAATGAACGCCGTTCTGCCAGTGGCTTCGTTACCTTTGCCTCTTTTCTGTTTTTCCTGGGCATCTTTTTCGGGTATTACATCATCTGCCCTTTATCCATCAACTTCCTGACTAATTTTACGGTAAGTCCGGATATACAGAATACCTTTACGATAGATTCATACCTTTCTTCTATCATGACGCTAACGCTGGGTTCAGGAATTATTTTCCAACTGCCTGTAATTATTTTCATCTTATCTAAGCTAGGCATCATGACCCCTGCTTTTATGCGTGCAAGCAGAAGGTATTCTACGGTAATTATTTTAATTGTGGCTGCTGTGGTTACACCAACGGCAGACCCTTACACCATGCTCATTGTAGCTTTACCACTATTTTTACTGTACGAATTGAGTATTTATATCTCAGCTAACATAGAACGTAAAAGAAATAAAGAATTAAATGGCAACACAAAAGCAAATTAA
- the accC gene encoding acetyl-CoA carboxylase biotin carboxylase subunit, translated as MFKKILIANRGEIALRIIRTCKEMGIKTVAVYSTADRESLHVRFADEAVCIGPPPSKDSYLSIPNIISAAELTNADAIHPGYGFLSENAKFSSVCRDYGIKFIGATPEQINGMGDKASAKETMKLAGVPTIPGSEGLLESVKEGIKLANEVGYPVILKATAGGGGRGMRVVWKDEEFENAWDSARQESGAAFGNDGLYLEKYIEDPRHIEIQVIGDQYGKACHLSERDCSIQRRHQKLVEEAPSPFMTPELREKMGEAAIKGALAVAYEGAGTVEFLVDKHRNFYFMEMNTRIQVEHPVTEEVINYDLIKEQIKVASGVPISGKNYHPDMHAIECRINAEDPFNNFRPCPGKITNFHSPGGHGVRVDTHVYAGYQIPSNYDSMIAKLICVAQTREEAISTMERALSEFVIEGIKTTIPFHLKLMKDPNFRAGNFTTKFMETFVFSE; from the coding sequence ATGTTTAAAAAAATATTAATTGCCAACAGGGGCGAGATTGCTTTGCGTATTATACGCACCTGTAAAGAAATGGGCATTAAAACAGTTGCCGTTTATTCTACTGCAGACAGAGAAAGCTTACATGTACGTTTTGCAGACGAAGCGGTTTGCATTGGTCCGCCGCCAAGTAAAGATTCTTACCTAAGCATCCCTAATATTATTTCTGCCGCTGAGTTAACCAATGCGGATGCAATACATCCGGGATATGGCTTTTTATCAGAAAATGCAAAGTTTTCTTCGGTATGCCGTGATTACGGAATTAAATTTATTGGTGCTACACCTGAGCAGATCAATGGCATGGGTGATAAAGCTTCTGCTAAAGAAACCATGAAACTTGCTGGTGTACCTACTATTCCAGGATCTGAAGGATTGTTGGAAAGTGTTAAAGAAGGTATAAAACTGGCTAACGAAGTTGGGTATCCGGTAATTTTAAAAGCTACTGCCGGTGGTGGTGGCCGCGGCATGCGTGTGGTATGGAAAGATGAAGAGTTTGAAAATGCATGGGATAGCGCCAGACAGGAATCGGGCGCCGCTTTTGGTAACGATGGTCTGTATCTGGAAAAATATATTGAAGATCCGCGTCATATTGAAATCCAGGTGATTGGTGACCAGTATGGCAAAGCTTGCCACTTGTCTGAACGCGATTGCTCTATTCAGCGCCGCCACCAGAAATTAGTGGAAGAAGCACCTTCTCCTTTTATGACACCAGAGCTGCGTGAAAAAATGGGCGAGGCTGCCATTAAAGGTGCCCTTGCTGTAGCGTATGAAGGTGCTGGAACGGTAGAGTTTTTGGTAGATAAACACCGCAACTTCTACTTCATGGAAATGAATACCAGGATCCAGGTAGAGCATCCGGTTACGGAAGAGGTAATCAATTACGACTTAATCAAAGAACAAATTAAGGTAGCTTCTGGCGTACCGATTTCAGGAAAGAATTATCATCCTGATATGCATGCCATTGAGTGCCGTATCAATGCTGAAGATCCATTCAATAACTTCAGACCTTGTCCGGGTAAAATTACCAATTTCCACTCTCCGGGCGGACATGGTGTAAGGGTAGATACACATGTATATGCGGGCTATCAAATCCCTTCAAATTACGATTCTATGATTGCCAAACTGATCTGCGTAGCGCAGACCCGTGAAGAGGCCATTAGCACTATGGAACGCGCTTTAAGCGAATTTGTGATTGAAGGTATTAAAACTACTATTCCTTTTCACTTAAAACTAATGAAAGATCCAAACTTTAGGGCTGGTAACTTTACCACTAAGTTTATGGAGACTTTTGTGTTTTCTGAATAG
- the accB gene encoding acetyl-CoA carboxylase biotin carboxyl carrier protein, translating to MDIKQIQELIKFVSRSGVNEVAIEQENFKITIKTNQAPTVVTATIPAAPAATVLPAAVAPQPVSVTETKPAAEDTSKYITIKSPMIGTFYRSASPDKPFFVNVGDEISNGKVICIVEAMKLFNEIESEVSGRIVKVLVENSSPVEYDQPLFLVEPM from the coding sequence ATGGATATAAAGCAAATTCAGGAACTTATTAAATTTGTTTCTCGTTCAGGCGTAAATGAAGTAGCTATAGAGCAGGAAAACTTCAAAATAACGATTAAAACTAACCAGGCCCCTACTGTAGTAACTGCTACAATTCCTGCAGCACCTGCAGCAACGGTATTACCTGCAGCAGTTGCCCCGCAACCAGTTAGTGTAACAGAGACTAAACCAGCTGCTGAAGACACTTCAAAATACATTACGATAAAATCTCCTATGATCGGTACTTTTTACCGTTCTGCTAGTCCTGACAAACCATTTTTTGTAAATGTTGGTGACGAAATTAGCAATGGCAAAGTAATCTGTATTGTAGAAGCCATGAAATTATTCAATGAGATTGAAAGCGAAGTTTCCGGAAGGATTGTAAAAGTACTGGTTGAAAATTCTTCTCCGGTAGAGTACGATCAACCTTTATTTTTAGTAGAACCCATGTAA